TGCGAGGAAGGGGACCTGGGCTGGCacgggtgtgtgtgtgtgagggggtCCCACAACCTCCAGGACAATACCAGGAGGTCCCACCACCCCTCGCCTGCGTGAGGGGGTCCCGCAGCCCCCAACAACTTTGAGGAGCTCCCAAATCCCCACGGTTTGGGGTGATACCCAACGTTTACAAGCCCAAAACGAggatgtgctgctgtgctgagcacagcctggctgTTGGGACGGCTTGCCCAGGAACCGAGGGGAAGCAAAACGTGGATCTGCACCAGAGCTCTGAAATAAATTCTTGTTATCCTAGAGGGTTGTGGCATGGAGGCTGTGCTGCTAAAGGTGTGGGAGATGTGAACAGAAGCTTTGGGGCTTGCTGTAAATGCAGCCGGGTTCCTCGCATCGCTTGTGTCGGGGTCCCGTTGGTAAGTCTGAAGTGAAACGTCACGTGCTGAGTGTTTGGTTCCAGCACAAACCGTGCTTATAAAGCAGGACAGAAACTAGCTGCAGCTCAGGATACTTGGAATGGGACCAATGTTTGCTCTTCCTGAGATACTTCTCTGGGTTTTGACACAACAACACCAATTCCGGTCATCTGCTGCATTGCAGAGAGGCCGGGAAGCGTGCAGACTCCAGCGCTGTGAGAGCCTGAAGTCCTGaaccctcctcttcctcctcctgcttcccccGGCTGTTTTTTCGGAAGGAGACCCCGAGCTCTGCAGATGAGCAGCTCAGAAGGAGCCTCGCTTACTCCTTGGGAAGGggccttcaagatcatctgctccCCCCCgccaagcagagcagggagccccCAGGCTGCGGTGAGAGCCCAGTGAGATGCTTCACAGTGAATCCCGGAGTCTTTTTGGGTGCTGAACCAGAGAATGTTGTGCTGGAGGGGAGCCCCGAGGGTCAGCCTGCCCGTCTCCTGGCCTCCAACAAGTCTTGGACGTCCCCAGATGTTGCTCTGCAGTGCAGACGCTGCTCCCCGCGTGGCATTTACCTGGTTAGGCTGTGCCACCAGGCAGGATGTGTTTCTCAACGCCTGCCCTGAAAACACCCCTGCCATAATttcagctgcagagccaggacGGCCCCGACACCTCGTTAGGATTGCAATAGGGTTAGGAGCACAAGGCAGCATGCGAGGGAGGGCTGTCCTTGCTCAGCCCGTGCTTGTCCAGGGAGATTTGGGGAGCAGTTTAAGAGCTCAGAGAGGAGGAGCTGCCACCTGACCGTGCCCCTTTGGGACACCCAAGCAGCTGGCACTGGGGAATGCCACCGGGCTGAGATCATGGCCTGAAATACCCGGAGAAGGGGACAGTAACCAGGCCAGGCCCTGTACGGGCAGCATAACCCCTCCAGCACACAGCAACCCATGGGATCCCTGTGCCCAGCCTGGAGCCAGCCCCTCTCTGGGACCAGGCCAGCATACAAAGTGCTAAAAAGAGGGCAAACAAGGCAATGGGATGGGTTCAGCAGGATCCAGGcagcggtgtgggtgccagccctGCTTCTCCATCCcctggcaggggacagcacaGCTGCCAGGTCCTGGGGACACCGGGCTGGGAGCTTTGCCCAGCCTCATCCCAGGGGCCGCAACATGGCTTGCCCTTCAGAAGCAAACCCAAAATGCCTTCCAGTCCTGCCTGCTAGGGGAAAACCTCTGAAATCTGAACCCTGAAGGCAAACAGGCAGAGGAATGGGCACGGCTTGTGGCTGCCAAGCTCTTGGCAACAGCAGGGGCTGTTCTCTGATACCTCGGTGCCCTTCGAGTACTTTGCGGGACGGGCACCCCAGGGGAAGGTGGCACCGGTGGCGGTGACACCAAGGCACCACGGTGGCCCCCACAAGCCACAGTTTGCTCTGAGATGGGGCAGGAGCTGTTCCCACAAGGCTTCTGCAGGTGGCACCAACATTCACCATCCTGACGGGTGGAGGAAAATCGCTGTTTGGGAAGTGGGGCTGGGCGGGCTGCTGGTTTGCAGGGCTGGAGCCCAGCCAGGGCAGCGGCTGTGCTGGCGGTGAGGCCGAGGTGAGTCACGGGGCTGGAAAAGGGCTGGGGTGGTGCTCTCAGCCCCCGGGGGCAGGGTGAAGCCCATGGGCACGGCGtcccctgggagctggggcACCCAGCCGGTTCCAGGTGCGAAGTCACCACAGAAGCCACGGTAGGAGTACAACAAAAATAGAGCTTTATTTCAGGACGAGTGCCACCAGAGCCAGGCCGCGCTCCTATGGCAGAGCACCCGCGGGTGTGCAGCCGTGTCCGGTGTGCACGCAGCTGGGCTGGCGCTCACGTGCTTTGCACgtgctgtgccactgctccGTCAGAGGTCGGTGAGCCCTGGAGGAGCGTAACGCCCGCTGGGGACACCGGCACCGCGCCACCACGCAGCACCACGAGGGTCCGGCGCGCTCCATCCCTCGTGCAGGGGGCACAAGGCGTGCGTGCACGTGCCCCACGTGTGCACCGGGCTTACTCCACCCAGCAGAGCTCAGTAGTGatgcacacacacgtgcacacacacacacacatctgctGTGCACAGAGAGGTGCTTGCACACGGaggctgtgcacacacacacacgcacaaggCTCTGCATGTGCAATTGTGCCCCCCGTGCCTGTACACACCGACACACACGTGCCCCGtgcacagagcagtgcagaGAGAGCCACTCACACGTGCAGAGCCTGTGCACACCGGCACACACACACCTACACGTGTGAGACCTGCTTGCACACACAGAGCCTTTGTGCACCAACACTCATGTGCTCCCTGCACACACGCCAGAGATCCACTCACACTTACAGAGCCTTTGCACACCTGCACGCACTTTCCCCACGCACACAGACACCCCCTTGCACACACAGACCCTGCGCACTGCGGCGCACACGTGCACACCCAGAGCTCTGCCCACCAGCACTTCGGTCTGCACGTGACCGTGCGCGCCGGCAGAAATGTGTGCGTGCAGAGCCGTGCACACCAGCACACGCGTGCACAAAGGGCCTGTGCACACCGGcacacacgtacacacacagagctgtgcacacacacgtgCGTAcagtgctctgagcagcagcaggtgcatGTGTGCCCAGTACCATGCACACCAACAGATGTGCACACAGAGCCACGCATACAGCACGCACACACGTGCACCGTGCCACGCACACCAGCACATACGTGTGCACGCAGGGCCGTGCCCACTGGCACACACgcacagggctgtgcccagTGCTTGCCACCATCCCCGTGGCCACCCCAGCCCTACTCGCTCCTGTGGGGGGCACGGCCCGGCCACGCTGCCCAGCGCCTCGCGACGAGCTGCGGCTGGTGGTACATGAACATCCCGGCCAGCGTCAGCCCGATGCCCAGGTAGCTGAGCCCGCTCAGGTGGCTGCCGAAGAGCAGGCGGGAGAGCAGGAGGTTGCCCACCACGGTGAGGTTGCCCAGGAGGTGGATGGTGAGGGCGGAGGTGAGGGAGAGGACGCAGAAACTGGCCAGGTTGTAGAGGACGGAGCcaaggcagctgagcaggacGCAGCCCCAGAGGGAACCGTCGTAGCGCAGGACGCCTTCCCAGGCCGGGGCCACCTCCAGCGCCACGGCCGCCCCAAAAAGGAGCCAGAAGCTGGGCAGGGCGgtgaggcagagcagggagacaGCGTCCAGCCggtcctcctgcagcagcaggcctggggacagggggggggACAGTCAGCGGGAGCTCCCCGCTCAGTGCTGAAAGAAATCCCGAAAGAAATCccaaaaatcacagcaaagGGGGATGTGGGGAGCAGCCCCATCTGCGGggatgggggaaaaaggggctgctcctggccctgctgaggCAGCTCACAGGGTCCtggggtgccccccagcccggGGACCGCAGGGACGTCACAGCACGTGCCCAGCGCTCGTCCTGACGCCAGTGCCCGACCCTGCGGTGCCTGCGTGAGTCACAGGCTCCGACCGCCGCAGCGGAGGAAACGCTCCCTTCCCAGCCGAAAAACAAGTGAGCTCGGGGCCAGAcggctcctctctgctgctgccaaggaCATCGCGGCCCGGGTGGCCCCGCTGCTCCCACAGCGCCCAGGGGCCCCGTGTGGGGACAATGCCACTCAGTGCAGAGGGACGATGCCGCTCGGCAGGGGGATTTGTAGGGGCTGCGGACCCGGCCACCccatggggaggggacagggacagaggGGAGCAGTGTGTGTGCCTCTGTGCCAGCCAAAGGCACTGCCACCACCCCGCAGTGTCCCTGGAGCTGGCCGGTGTGCCACCGCGGGGACACCAATGTGTTTGCTCCTTGCCAACAAACCAGGGTCACCTCGGGCCAGGATCGCGGGACAGCCCCCAGGGCAGGAAGCCAGGGGCTGAGGGTGGCactggggtggcagcagggacagggtgGTGACACTGGGGTGAGCGGACACCTCGGTGTCACCAGGCCAGAGCAGGGGACACTGACAGGGACATCCCCAGCCCCCGAAGCAGCGGTGACACCGGTATCGAGGGTGGCAGAGGGGACCAGAGCACCCCAATGGTcatggtgctggtggcacctcCTGGGCGCAGCACTGCCACCAGCACGGGGACACCCCGGGGGCGCGCGGGCGGCACTTACTCTGCTGCAGCGACTTGAGGGCGCGCAGGACGGTGGCGGCGAGGAGGACGCAGCCGCCGGGCTGGTGGAAGTGGATGCCACCGGCGATGCTGCAGGCGGCCCCGGCGCAGACGGGCCCCATGGCCGCGTACTGCAGCGGGTGGTGCCGGCGGCCCCGCAGCAGCGCCGACAGCAGCAGGGTGGCGAGCGGGGCGGTGGCGTGCACTGCTTGCGCCGCGTCCAGCGGCACCAGGCTCAGccccaggttgcccagggccacGCTGCCGCAGAAGGTGAGGCTCAGCAGGTAGATCCTGGCCCGGGGACGGACGGATGGCAGCGGGCCCCGTGCCCACCCCAGCGGGTACCCCAGCGCCACTGCCGCCAGCATGTGCAGGGACGACAGCAGCAGCGGGTAGCGGAAGCCGTGGGCGGCGAAAATCCATTTGTTGAGGCCGGCCAGGGCAGTGCCGGTGCCCAGCCAGGCCAGCACGGTGAGGGCCAGCGACAGAGGCGGCCCCGACAGCTGCCACCCCGGCTCAGGTCTGCGGGGCTGGAGGGTCCCGCCGGCGGCCGTCATCGCTGCTTCATCACCGCCGGGGCACCGCGGGCACATGGGCACCGCTGCCACGCCGGCCGTGCCAGTGCGTGCGGCGTCCCCGGCTCCTCCCGGCGTCAGCGTCGGCGTCACCTGCCCAGGGTGGGCCCACGGAGGGGTCAGCCGCGGGGTGCCATGTGCAAGCGGCGCCGGCACCAAGGAGAGAGGAAAGTTTGATGGCGGGGAGCGAAGGCGGCGAGGCTCCTCCCCACCGGGCCGCCGCACGTCACCGCGGCCGGCAGTGCGGGCCTGCGGAAAACCGGAGGAGCGGCACGGCGAGCCGGGAACCGAGCTGTGAACCGGCGGCAGCGGCTGCGTGTTCCCCCCCGGAGCCGCCCGCAGCCGGAGGACCGGAGGCGGTGGGAGCACGGGCGGCCTCCATGGTGACGGTGGGGCTGCGTCAGTGTCCCCGGCTGACTCACGCCGGGGCGGGCGCCATCGCTCGCCGGGCCTGGCACGGGCACCGGCATCCCCGCCCAGCGCACCGCCTGCCCTGGCACCGCTCCCCGCCAGCTGCCCCCGCCCTGGTCTCGTTTTAGGAGGGGATTAAATCTCACGGGGTTTCCACGCACGTTTCAGATGGAAATACCCTGGCAGCGGTCCTCGCGTTGGGGCCACCGCGGTCCCCACCGATGCCattgcccccagcccctggggtggggggtgaTGTTGTCACCCCCAGCTGCTAAAATCAGGAGGTGCGTGGAGGGGACTCTCCCTGCTCGTGCCTTGTCCCGCTGCTCACAGCTTCAGGCTGCCCCACAAGCACCCTCGGGGGCACCGCGCACCCCAAAAACAGGGGCTGTCAGCCACCAGAGCGGGGGACAGCACCGAGGAGCTGCCAGTGCCCAAGCAGGGAGCCCAGGTGCGCCCATCCCACTGACCCCATCATCACCCTCGCCGGCGCACAGagaaagcacagcacagcccggGGGATGCTGCAGAGTTTCATTGTCATCGCCCCCATCAGTTGGGGCAGCAGCGGGGTCCTCCCCCCCGCCTACCACTTGCTCAGGCGCAGGATGACGGTCTCCCCGTCCTCCGGTCTGTAGTCGGCAACACCTGCGGAGAGAGGCAGTAGCCGGGGTGGCGGTGCGGTCAGGAAGACAGTCACaaccccacaacccccccagGCACTCACTCACCCATCTGCAGGCTGCCGCCGAGGCcgcccagcagctgccagtaGTGCCGCTCCTGCGGCTGCGCTGCCAGGCCCAGCACCGAGGTCAGGAAGGGGCCCTGGGGGGTGTCCTGGGTCTCAAAcctggggggcagaggggagtGAGGGGCCCCGGGGTCTCAAGGGTGCCAAGagatgcagcaggaggggacagggtggcagccccctgccagggTCTGGGTCCCCCCTTGGCACATGGGGGTTACGCACGTGAAATTTTGGGGTCCCTGCGCTGGGGCTGCCCCGAGCAGGTCCAGGAGGGAGGCGCCGGTGGGCACGGGCACCGGGAGGTTGTAGAGCAGGTGCTGGGGGCACTGTGCCACCGGGCACTCCACCACCAGCCGCACCATCATGTTCCCCGGCCCCACGGGCAGCGGCTCAATGGTGAGGGGTGTCAGCGTGTCTGTGACAAGGACAGCCACCACGGTGGCATCGGTGCCAGCTCGGTGCCAGCCCCCTTGTCCCCACCTTGTCCCTGGCTCCTACCCGGCTCCTCCTTGCACTGCATGGAGGCGATGTCCAGGTAGCTGCGGCCgtgcagcacaggcagtgcCTGGGCCATGGCCGCGGCGCTGGTGAAGGCgtccaggtgctgcagcagcgcgGCCATGGCCCGGCCGTACGCCGTATGCGTCCTGCACTCGTCGGTGGCGATGAAGacctgggaggagagggaggaagggctCAGGGCACAGTCCCGTGGGCATGGTGCTGCCATGGTGCCATAGACCTGCACCCACACCTGCACCCTGCACGTGCCCGCAGGCACCCATGCTCCTGAGCTCGCACATGCACCTGCACCCGCGCCCACCTGCATGGCCAAGGGGGTGCTGAAGATGTTGCCGATGAGGCCGTCCTTGCTCTGCACCTCCACAAACCTTTCCCTGATGTCACGCACGGCTGCCCGCAGCTCCGCCGCCAGCCTGGACCTGACGAGCTTCTCCCGCTCCAGGCAGGTGAAGGCCAGCGCCACCACCGCCTCCGTGTCTGCAGGGATGCCCCGTGTCACCCTGGGTGCCACACACCCACCCCGGTGTGTCCTCCTAGGTCCCCAAGGGTCCCACGGCCTCTTACCCACGGCACTGCTGCCCGCGTGCCGGAACCGCCGGTGCTGCTCGGCCACCAGCAGCCGCTGGATCACCTCCTCGCGCACCCGCTTGCCGTGGACACACAGCGCCAGCACGCCCAGGCTGTACTGGTAGTAACTGGTGAGGGGGTGGCTGTGCCGTCGGGAACCTGGGGACGGGGCACCACTGTCACCAGGGCCAGCTGGTGACCCCGCCGGAACCAGGGGGTGACCGCCCAGCTGGGTGCCACCGGGGCCACCCTGCGGGGCCATCCCCACCTGCCCAGTCCTTCTCCAGGTAGTACTTGAGCCACGTCACCAGGAAGCGCTGGGGTCTGGGGTCTGGCGGGGGGCAGGAGgcccgcagccccagcaggtACAGTGCCAGCCGCCCCGTCTCCGGCCACTGTGACGCTGCTCTGGTGTCCCTGCAAGCAGTGGGGTCAGCATTGGGGAGCAGAGTGACCCACACTGTCCCCGTCCCCAACCCCACCACCTACTTGCTGTGCCCGGCATCCCGGTGGCGATGACCGTGGGACGAGTGGCTGTCCGAATCCAGGCTCCTGCAAGGGATTCGGCACAAGTGGGACCAGAAAGGGGGTCAGCGAATGTCCCCTTGTGACACACGGGGGTCTCAGGGGACCTACCGGCCGTAACGTCCCTGGAAGGCATCCTGCAGGCGCTCCAGGTAGCGCCGCTCGGCGTGCAGGTCGTGGTCCCCGGCGAGGCGCAGACCCACGTAGACACCGGGGTCAGCGTCCAGCCCTGGCTTCTccgccagccccagcagccgtGCGCTCAGCACCCTCACCGCCGCCTCCTCCGGCGcccctgtccccatgggggGGACCCCCGAGGCGTGAGGACGGTGGCAACGAGGGCTGCAAGCCCCCAACCCATCTCCATCCTTTCTGGGGGACGCAGCGTGGCTGTGAGGACGCGCTCCCCACCAGgacacccccaccccactgTGCGCCCCCAAAAGTCACCGAAGAGCCAAGAAGGAGGCAAAGCCAAAGGAGATGGGAAAGGGGGGGCCCAGCCCGGTGCCACCCGCAGCCCAACCCGTGGAAAAGGGGGGGATCCCCGTGTCCGGCCGGGGGTCCCCGTGTCCGGGCGGGGGTCCCCGTGTCCAGCCGGGGGTCCCCGTTTTACTCACGGCAGCCCCGGGCGGGGAGCGCGGCCACCGGCAGCAGGACGAGGAGCAGCCACATCGCGGCGGGGGCCCggcagggctgcgggggggggacTTTGCCCGGAGCCGGGTGTGGAGCGGGGCAGGACGCGCAGGGCGACGCGCCCCGGGCAGCGGcaggcggggggcggccggcaCCGGGCGGCACCGGGAGGACACGGGGCGGGGACGGGGACCGAGGGGGCGgaacggggtggggggggggggcgggaggagggTCCGGGGGGGGTTGTTATCGGTGTCGGTGCCGGTGTCAGTCCCGGTGCCTGTGCTGATGTTGGTCCCGGTGCCACCCCGGTGCCCAGCCCGGAGCAGCCCCGGTGCCGGTGTCGGTCCCGGTGTCGGTCCCGGTGTCGGTCCCGGTGTCACTCCCGGTGACGGTGTCGGTGCCGGTGTCAGCCCCGGTGCCTATCCCGGGCATAGTCCCGGTGCCCGTGCTGATATTGGTCCCGGTGCCACCCCGGTGCCGGTGTCACTCCCGGTGTCACTCCCGGTGCTACTCCCGGTGTCGGTCCCGGTGTCGGTCCCGGTGTCACTCCCGGtgccaccccagccccagccccatcccggccgtgccccagtgcccccccggtgtccccccggtccccccccggtTCCCAACCCAAcccacccccatccccatcccgcCCCACCCCCGGTGCCCGCCCCTCCCCATTTCCCCCgcccctttcccctcctccccccgggCTGCCCGTGCCGTGCCTGCCCCGAGCCGttccccccggagccccccgagccccccggaccccctccagcccctcacAACCCCCTtgcaccccgcaccccccccccccgtaccccgCACCCCgcagccgggccgggggcgcAGCGGCCCCGCACAGGCGGGGCGGGGGCAGCCCGGGGCTTGCGGAGCGGCGGCACCACGAGGGAGGCGGGGGAGCCATGGGggggctggagaagagaaaggtaccgggggggggacaggggacaggatcggggaccgggaccgggaccggggtcgggacgggacgggacgggacgggacgcACCGGGGGctggtcccggtcccggtcccgggGCTCCCCCGGATCCGATCCCGGTCCCGGGCTCCGACcctggttccccccccccggcttcGGTTCCCCCTCATTTCCCCTAGAGCCCCCCTACCTCGGTCCGGTCCCCGGTTACCCCAAGGTTCCCCTCTTCATCCTGCCCCGGTTccccgggctccccccccctttccccccggttctcccctttttcccccgCCTCCaccccccccggttccccccccactccccctggtccccccccggttcccccccactccccccagttcccccccaccccccccggttccccctcatccccccgtttctcccccttttcccccttcctccatccccacccccaTTTCCCAGCCatgtcccggtgcccccccccccatgacACTGCTGTGACAtctttctctcccccctcccagtATGAGCGGGGCTCGGCCACCAACTACATCACCCGCAACAGGGCGCGGAagaagctgcagctcagcctggcCGACTTCAGGTGCGtggtgcggggccgggggggcgctgGTTTTGGGTTAAACCAGGCTGGGACCCGGCTTCACAGCCCCTGATCCCCCCCCCGCAGGCGCCTCTGCATCCTGAAGGGGATCTACCCGCACGAGCCCAGGCACAAGAAGAAGGTGAACAAAGGCTCCACGGCCCCCAGGACCTTCTATCTCCTCAAGGACATCAAGTTTCTCCTCCACGAGCCCATCGTCAATAAGTTTCGGGAGTACAAGGTGCCTGCCCTGCCCGAgggccctttttttttgggggggggggggtacgTGGTGTTTTGGCCCCTCTCCCCGGTGCTCAGCTCCCCCTCTTTGCCTGCAGATCTTCGTCCGCAAGCTGCGGAAGGCGTACGGCAAGAGCGAGTGGGGCACGGCGGAGCGGCTGAAGGACAACAAGCCCAGCTACAAGCTCGACCACATCGTGAAGGAGAGGTGAGCCCGGCTCACCGGGGGGGGATTTTCCTCAGCAGAAATCAACTGGGGGCACCCCGAGGTGGCTGTGGTTTCTGGTGGCTTTGGGGCTGGCTGTGATGCCACTTTCCCCCTCCTGCCCGGCCGCAGGTACCCAACCTTTGTAGACGCGCTGCGGGACCTGGACGATGCCCTCTCCATGTGCTTCCTCTTCTCCACTTTCCCCCGCACGGGCAAGTGCCACGTTCAGACCATCCAGCTCTGCCGGCGCCTGGCCGTTGAGTTCCTCAACTACGTCGTGGCGTCCCGCTCCCTGCGCAAGGTGGGTTCCCCAGCGAGGGACGAGTCCTGCAGGGCTGTCCCCGATGCTTCCTCACACCCCCTGCTGCCCCGGGGAAGGCTGATGAGAAGCAGGGGACACCCCTGGCCTTCATCccttgctctgctccctgccaggtCTTCCTCTCCATCAAGGGCATCTACTACCAGGCggaggtgctggggcagcccgTCACCTGGATCACCCCTTACGCTTTTGCTCATGACGTGAGTACCCGGGCACAGCGggacctgtgctgctgctgctgctttgctgttccctTCCCTGGGGCCGCGGAGGGGTGGCGGGGACATCTCCTCCCTCTACATCTCCTCCTTCTCGTGCTAGGGGGACAAATCAGGCAGTGCCTGTGGTGGAATCCACGAGGTTTGGTTTGGCAGCCCTGTGGGGCCGTAGCCCCTTTCCATCAGGGATGGCAGTGTCCGTGGCCCTGGTGCCTGGCCATACCAGTCTCCCCAGCTGTTACACTCCTCCTTTTGTCAATTATTTTACCCAGAAATTAAAGATTAGCTGGTAGTTACCTCATCTGGAGGTGCCAAAGCACGTCGGACCCCGCGCCCTCTTTGCCAGGGTGGCGAGGCAGCGTGCTTATGGCACAGCCATCCCAGAGGGGCTCTGCGGGAGCTGAGGGTgatgcagcctgcagagctgtCCCTGTCCAGTGTCTGGAGCTGGGCATAAATCTCTAGACCTGGCTGTGAAGAGGGCAGGATCTTCCTCTGCCTGCAGAAGGGGCCAGAGTGGGGGCGAGTGAGCAGGGGGGCTGGTGGCCTGACCTCCCAGCAGCTTCGTGCCCCAAGCTGGTGCTGGGAGACCGGGGCCCTGCACCTGATGAGGGGATCTGGTCCTTCATCCTCGTTTTCTcaccctccctgcctgcccgcAGCACCCCACGGATGTGGATTACCGCGTGATGGCCACCTTCACCGAGTTCTACACCACCTTGCTGGGCTTCGTCAACTTTCGCCTCTACCACTCGCTCAACCTGCATTATCCACCCAAGgtgaggctgctgcctgccccgggGGCACCAGGCTGGTGGCAgcacctgctgcagggagcagagccctggcagGACCAGTGTGGGTGGTGGAAGGGCTGGAGCAGAGGATGTTTGGGCTCTCCAGGCCTGGGAGCTGTCTCCCCATCTCTGTTTCTCCTCAGATCGATGGCCAGGCGGAGGTGGAATTAAAGCCTGCGGAGGGCAAGGAGTACGCCATGGATTCGGAGAGCTACCTGGAGGTGAGGGACGCTGCTGCCACCAGGGTCAGCATTAGGACCTGTGTGGCCTTGGTGTCCACATTGACTCCTCCTGGTGTGAAGAACTCATGGTGCAGGGACTGAGGAGCAGAGCCTGATCGCCCCTTTGGGCTGGCCAGAGGAGGCAATCGGTGCCTGCCCTCGGGGGATTTCCTCTGCGAGCCTGCCTCTTACGTCTTCTCGGTCTCCTGCTGCAGAAACTGTCGGCTCTGAGCGCCAGCCTGGTGCGTGTGGTGGCACCGGCCCAGGAGGACGAGGTGGAAATGGATGAGTTCCCTGTGGAGGGGGTAAGAGCCTGGCGGGGTGGCTCTGCAGCACGTCTCGTGGCTGGGTGAAGGCTGGGGCTGCGCAGTGTGGGAGCGGGGGGGACAGGCAGGAGGATgggggcagcacccaggagCCCCCCCTGCAGTGAGGGGCTTGGCAGGGAAGAGGCTGAATGCTTTGCTCTGAGCAGGAGACTGCTGAGCAGATGGACGCGAGGAGGAAGGAGCAAGAGGCCCTGgagaaacacaaaaagctgTTTGAAGGGCTGCGCTTCTTCCTCAACAGGGAGGTTCCTCGGGAGCCGCTGGCCTTCATCATCCGGTACTTCCTTCATCTGCAGCCCGACCTTCCCCGTTCCCTTCCAGTGGGACTGCTGAGGCCGATCTGCCTCGTGTCCCACGGGTGAGGTGACCCTGAGGGGCCTCTCCCGTGTGACCGCTCGGTGTATTTGGCTGGCAGGTGCTTTGGTGGCCAAGTGTCATGGGACAAATCCATGTGCATCGGTGCCACCTACGACGTGAGCGACCCCTCCATCACCCACCAGATCGTCGACAGACCCCGGGTGGAGCAGCAGGTTGTGGGCAGGTGAGGCAAGTCACTTGTCCCCAGCGTGGCCACCGGGGCTAGTGGCTGTCCCAAGCTGTCCCACGCTCTTGTCTCGTCacatcctgctctgctgcagtcctgcagccccctgggcTCCAGAgcctggggcaggaggacaCGTTCTGACCCCCAGCTCTGTCCCACAGGTATTACCTGCAGCCTCAGTGGGTTTTTGACTCGGTCAATGCCAAGCTGTGCCTCCCTGTAGCTGATTATTTCCCTGGTGTGTTGCTGCCCCCACACCTCTCGCCCTTCGTGACGGAGCAGGAGGGAGACTACATCCCTCCGGAGAAGCTGAAACTGCTGGCCATGCAGCGGGGCGAGGACCCAGGTGATgctcag
This genomic stretch from Anas acuta chromosome 17, bAnaAcu1.1, whole genome shotgun sequence harbors:
- the TCN2 gene encoding transcobalamin-2, whose amino-acid sequence is MWLLLVLLPVAALPARGCRAPEEAAVRVLSARLLGLAEKPGLDADPGVYVGLRLAGDHDLHAERRYLERLQDAFQGRYGRSLDSDSHSSHGHRHRDAGHSKDTRAASQWPETGRLALYLLGLRASCPPPDPRPQRFLVTWLKYYLEKDWAGSRRHSHPLTSYYQYSLGVLALCVHGKRVREEVIQRLLVAEQHRRFRHAGSSAVDTEAVVALAFTCLEREKLVRSRLAAELRAAVRDIRERFVEVQSKDGLIGNIFSTPLAMQVFIATDECRTHTAYGRAMAALLQHLDAFTSAAAMAQALPVLHGRSYLDIASMQCKEEPDTLTPLTIEPLPVGPGNMMVRLVVECPVAQCPQHLLYNLPVPVPTGASLLDLLGAAPAQGPQNFTFETQDTPQGPFLTSVLGLAAQPQERHYWQLLGGLGGSLQMGVADYRPEDGETVILRLSKW
- the SLC35E4 gene encoding solute carrier family 35 member E4, giving the protein MCPRCPGGDEAAMTAAGGTLQPRRPEPGWQLSGPPLSLALTVLAWLGTGTALAGLNKWIFAAHGFRYPLLLSSLHMLAAVALGYPLGWARGPLPSVRPRARIYLLSLTFCGSVALGNLGLSLVPLDAAQAVHATAPLATLLLSALLRGRRHHPLQYAAMGPVCAGAACSIAGGIHFHQPGGCVLLAATVLRALKSLQQSLLLQEDRLDAVSLLCLTALPSFWLLFGAAVALEVAPAWEGVLRYDGSLWGCVLLSCLGSVLYNLASFCVLSLTSALTIHLLGNLTVVGNLLLSRLLFGSHLSGLSYLGIGLTLAGMFMYHQPQLVARRWAAWPGRAPHRSE
- the PES1 gene encoding pescadillo homolog, with the translated sequence MGGLEKRKYERGSATNYITRNRARKKLQLSLADFRRLCILKGIYPHEPRHKKKVNKGSTAPRTFYLLKDIKFLLHEPIVNKFREYKIFVRKLRKAYGKSEWGTAERLKDNKPSYKLDHIVKERYPTFVDALRDLDDALSMCFLFSTFPRTGKCHVQTIQLCRRLAVEFLNYVVASRSLRKVFLSIKGIYYQAEVLGQPVTWITPYAFAHDHPTDVDYRVMATFTEFYTTLLGFVNFRLYHSLNLHYPPKIDGQAEVELKPAEGKEYAMDSESYLEKLSALSASLVRVVAPAQEDEVEMDEFPVEGETAEQMDARRKEQEALEKHKKLFEGLRFFLNREVPREPLAFIIRCFGGQVSWDKSMCIGATYDVSDPSITHQIVDRPRVEQQVVGRYYLQPQWVFDSVNAKLCLPVADYFPGVLLPPHLSPFVTEQEGDYIPPEKLKLLAMQRGEDPGEESEEDEEEEEEDDNDNEEEEEEEESEKEEEMKLKKMEEQKTQSNKALPVKVTAGKVRLEDKKRLEQEQQNEEKRLAIMMMKKKEKYLYKKIMFGKKRKIREVNKLAAKRKAHDDAIKEEKKKNKKARRA